The proteins below come from a single Puniceicoccaceae bacterium genomic window:
- a CDS encoding glycosyltransferase, with translation MKVLHIESGRHLYGGAQQVLFLLRNLPKQGVESVLLCEQRSAIAQACESEGIVTLRAAMSGDLDLRTPVHIRRACQKVRPDLIHVHSRRGVDFWAGWVARQLGIPAVISRRVDNPEPSWLAQRKYGMYARVITISEGIRQVLLRQGVPETKLALVRSALEFDSYPEAIPVEVFRQRFGIRPGARVVACAAQLIDRKGHRYLLEALPA, from the coding sequence GTGAAAGTTCTGCACATCGAGTCCGGTCGCCACCTCTATGGCGGAGCACAACAGGTGCTGTTCCTGTTGCGCAACCTACCGAAGCAGGGTGTCGAGAGTGTGTTGCTGTGTGAACAACGCAGCGCCATTGCACAGGCTTGTGAGAGCGAGGGCATTGTGACCTTGAGGGCGGCGATGTCGGGCGATCTTGACCTGCGCACACCTGTGCATATTCGTCGCGCCTGCCAGAAGGTTCGACCCGATCTGATCCATGTGCACAGCCGTCGTGGAGTTGATTTCTGGGCGGGGTGGGTTGCCCGGCAATTGGGCATCCCGGCCGTGATTTCGCGCCGCGTTGACAATCCGGAACCCTCCTGGCTCGCGCAGCGAAAATACGGAATGTATGCGCGGGTGATTACCATTTCGGAGGGGATTCGACAGGTTCTTCTGAGGCAGGGTGTTCCGGAAACCAAGCTCGCACTCGTGCGCAGTGCCCTGGAGTTTGACAGTTACCCCGAAGCAATTCCGGTGGAGGTCTTTCGGCAGCGGTTTGGCATTCGACCCGGAGCGCGTGTCGTAGCCTGTGCGGCTCAGCTCATTGACCGCAAGGGTCATCGCTACCTTTTGGAAGCCCTCCCTGC